The segment CGCCAGAATATCTTAGGAAGATCAGGCAGCAACCTGAAGAAGCCTGATGTCATCATTAGAATCCCCTGAAAATGAAAAACCTTGGGAGTTAGAAACTTAAACAGATAAAGAGAGATGATAATCAAGTAACTTGGGATTTCACTTACGATAATTCCTGCACCGGTTACGATTCCCATAAGGTAATTAGGAACCATCGAAGCTACCACCATCATGAGGCTCTCAATCACAGCGATGCTGAAGAAGATATTGAGACAGAAGAAGGCATAATGCGAAAATCCGGATCGAAATTTCACCAGGTAAAATGTTATGGTTCCTGTGATAAGTGAAATCGTAACTAGGAACGGAAATGCAGACAAGAAATTGGAAAGTGTATAAGCCGCCACTCCATAATATCCATTAAGCCTTTCTTTATTGAAAACCTGTTAAAAAAAAACAACGGAAAATATTACATGACAATGCCAATGTTTGTCTTCTTTAACTCAACTGAACTAAACACAGGGATTTTTccgttttaccttcaattcttCGATGAAAGAAGGAAAACCTCCAATGGACATGAAGGTCATGAAACCTGTGATAAATGCACCGCAGGCTACTCGGGCAAGGATTGCAGTATTGCCATATCCGACATCATAGAAGACGGTTCCCACACAAATAGATACAAGTATGTATATCACAATCCTTGCCCAGTAATATCCTACATCTCTACACATGTTGACAAATGATCGTTTTGTCAATGTTGTAAGTTGCTTCCACCATGTTGCTTGACTTCCACTATTTGTTTCTACCTCAAGTCCTTCCTGAAATTACATAAAAACTGTTCCAGTCATTGCTTTATATTTCAAGCTTTTAGACATTGAATTAAAGCTATGGTTTTGATTGCTTACAATTTTAGATATTTCTTGACTCCTAGCTCGAGCCATTTTCGCGTTCTTTGAGTCCCGGTACTTTTCGACAAGGGCAGCCTTGATCTGTGCTGTTGCCATCTCCATGAAAGGATCCGAGGATGTTGGCTTATCCTAAATAAATGATACGAAAGATTAACTTTTAACTGTTTGGACATTAATTGTAATCATAATTCCTAACAAAGCAGAACAGTGTGGAGCAATGCTTACGCGTAGTCTTTGAGAACCCTTCAATGTGGCAGTAATGGCGTCAAAGTCCGAATTTATACATCGGAGGAAGTGATCCGAAGGGTTTCTTCTACTTGGGCATGGAAAACCAGCTTCAGCAAAGAACTGTGAAGATCAAAGCTATGAAATTAGATTACAAGCACATCAAACTCATACGATGCTTGTTTGTTCCAAGTTTGCTATACCTGGACAGCCATTTTTGCCTCCCCAAAATAAACAGTTTCACCACCAGATAACAAGAAAAGGTCATCAAACAGTGCAAAAACTTCACTACTGGGCTGGTGAATGGAAGAGACAACGGTCCTCCCATCGCGAGCTATGTTCCGGAGAGACTGAACGACAAAGAAAGCAGAGGCACTGTCAAGGCCGCTAGTAGGTTCATCCAGGAACAACATTTTGGGCATCGTGAGGATCTCAAGTGCAATGCTAAGTCTCTTCTTCTCCCCACCACTTATTCCTCTTCGATGCCAATTCCCAATCACTGTGTCACCACAGTCTTGAAGACCCATTTCCATGATTGTTCCCTCCACAATGTCTTTCACTTCTTTGCTCAACGAGGTCGGAAGCCTTAAATGAGCTGAGTATGTCAAAGTTTCTCTTACTGTCAGAGTTCCCAACATCACATCCTCCTGAGTTACATAAGCCTGACAATGTCAATCAATTCTTTATGTGTTAGCGTAAACAAGCCTGAAAATTATTTGCTCTCCAATACCTTCTTTAATGAGAAATTATCAAATACTCAATGTTAGACTCCACTACCAGAATTAGTATATTGACACATACCCTTTCGCATACATAATTAAAAACTGAGACGTGATAAtttcataaattgtaaaatttaaaaaaaaaaaaaaaaacttacaacaGCACCATACTCTAGTCTCTTCTTCTTTCCATTTAAAAGGATATTTCCAGTCATCACCACATTTCTGGCAAGTCTACCTGCACCAAGAACATCCATCAAGGTGCTATTtcataaattatgttaatatcaaTTGTGAATAATATCAGGCAGTCCacttttaataatatttactaGCTAGGAAAAATAGCTTTTAACAAAGAAATACTTAACAATGCtggtataaattaataaaatgggCTTTATATACGTGAAACGATATCGTATCAATTAGTTTAATCAACTTTAcctgttttaattttaaaaattccttGAAGTATcaataaataaaagattaaaagtaGGTATAAgcgagagaaagagagagagagtagGAATTAATGAAAGTATTTTTTCGGTACAATCATTTTACTGGGCGAcgaccttttattttctttaatcgtCGGCATCAAACGTAGGGTTCTTGCTGAAAGGGCACCAATTTAATACCACCTACCACCTAACTAcaaaattattatgtttataaAACTTTTCTCTGCttgctattttttttctttaaagcaAAATACTAATAAGTTAATATGAAAAGCTTTGGATCAGAGGTTTCATAAATAATGAAAAGCAAAATTGAAATTCCTTACTCACAATAAATTTATATACTAAAATGATCAtttcttttatataaatttaGAGCATATGCTTTGCTATCTTTTGAGATATTATATTAAAGTTTGGGATTACTATTCCTTCTTGTATCAAATAATTgtgttaaaaatttatatttccttGCTGTTTTTTTCTTTTCAGTATTAATCATGTTAAACCTAAACTAGGAAATTGCCAAATTCAAGGTTATCCCATTCTCAGGGAGGAAAATTCCGAAATAAAATGTAAGCAAAAAGTTCACGAGAAAATAGGAGGGGTCCGCTTTATTAAAGAAAGGAGTTAGGGCAATTGAAGGGGGAAGGTGGAGGATGGCAGTTCGTAGTTAGCTATTGTTGTCAAAATGCGATTACATAATTCCAAGGAGCCCTGTCATACCATATCATCAATGCTGCATTTATTACTTAATTACAATAATGTATTCAGAATgcattttcatttatatttttttgaatat is part of the Gossypium arboreum isolate Shixiya-1 chromosome 5, ASM2569848v2, whole genome shotgun sequence genome and harbors:
- the LOC108474037 gene encoding ABC transporter G family member 15-like: MEIEVASCSKKGAGGASHEDELRGVYLVWQDLTVVLPNFGNKPTKRLLQGLSGHAEPGRIMAIMGPSGSGKSTLLDSLAGRLARNVVMTGNILLNGKKKRLEYGAVAYVTQEDVMLGTLTVRETLTYSAHLRLPTSLSKEVKDIVEGTIMEMGLQDCGDTVIGNWHRRGISGGEKKRLSIALEILTMPKMLFLDEPTSGLDSASAFFVVQSLRNIARDGRTVVSSIHQPSSEVFALFDDLFLLSGGETVYFGEAKMAVQFFAEAGFPCPSRRNPSDHFLRCINSDFDAITATLKGSQRLRDKPTSSDPFMEMATAQIKAALVEKYRDSKNAKMARARSQEISKIEGLEVETNSGSQATWWKQLTTLTKRSFVNMCRDVGYYWARIVIYILVSICVGTVFYDVGYGNTAILARVACGAFITGFMTFMSIGGFPSFIEELKVFNKERLNGYYGVAAYTLSNFLSAFPFLVTISLITGTITFYLVKFRSGFSHYAFFCLNIFFSIAVIESLMMVVASMVPNYLMGIVTGAGIIGILMMTSGFFRLLPDLPKIFWRYPISYISFSSWALQGAYKNDFIGLEFDPLLPGDRKLTGDEIITKYFGVTVDRSKWWDLTAVVVILICYRLIFFIILKMKEKASPFLQEIYAKKTLEHLDKRPSFRKVPSLASSKRHQPLHSLSSQEGLNSPLH